In a single window of the Sulfurospirillum tamanense genome:
- a CDS encoding lmo0937 family membrane protein, translated as MLYTIALLLVIMWALGLITSYSMGGFIHLLLVIALVVVLVRIIQGRRVL; from the coding sequence ATGCTGTACACCATCGCACTTTTACTGGTTATTATGTGGGCACTTGGCCTCATTACAAGCTATAGCATGGGAGGGTTTATCCACCTTCTCTTGGTCATTGCACTGGTTGTGGTGCTCGTTAGGATTATTCAAGGCAGACG